Proteins encoded within one genomic window of Scomber japonicus isolate fScoJap1 chromosome 16, fScoJap1.pri, whole genome shotgun sequence:
- the palm1b gene encoding paralemmin 1b, with protein MDEVSQEERLQAIAEKRKKQTEIENKRRQLDDDRRQLQHLKSKALRERWLLDGAPAEEETQKRLHEEEVKTKLLEQVILRLEQEIEELETGEPANKGVAKENGGENGVVQTSGQTPKREVTGIEAKLLGPSPDQASADNPVTLVFMGYKTVEEEQETHTALGMEGVDGNVKAEFVVIEDGEGKAAGEAATEEQAPPNGSMAEKEKANGGGEEGEKEKEKKQTCKCCTVM; from the exons ATGGATGAGGTGTCACAAGAGGAGAGACTCCAGGCCATCGCT gagaaaaggaagaagcaGACAGAGATTGAAAACAAGAGGAGGCAGCTGGATGATGACCGACGGCAACTCCAGCATCTCAAg TCGAAGGCACTGAGGGAGCGCTGGTTGTTAGATGGAGCTCCAGCAGAAGAGGAGACTCAGAAACGTCTGcatgaggaggaagtgaagacCAAACTCCTGGAGCAGGTCATCCTCAG GCTGGAGCAAGAGATTGAAGAACTGGAGACAGGGGAGCCAGCCAATAAGGGTGTGGCCAAAGAAAATGGGG GTGAGAATGGAGTAGTGCAGACCTCTGGCCAGACCCCCAAGAGAGAGGTGACAGGCATTGAGGCCAAGCTGCTGGGTCCCAGTCCTGACCAAGCTAGTGCAGACAACCCCGTCACCCTGGTGTTCATGGGCTACAAGACCgttgaggaggagcaggagaccCACACAGCTCTGGGAATGGAAGGGGTGGACGGCAATGTTAAGGCTGAGTTTGTTGTGATCGAGGATGGGGAGGGTAAAGCGGCAGGAGAGGCAGCCACAGAAGAGCAGGCTCCGCCCAATGGGAGCAtggcagagaaagaaaaggctAATGGTGgcggggaggaaggagaaaaggaaaaggagaagaaacagACCTGCAAATGCTGCACGGTCATGTga
- the LOC128375403 gene encoding phospholipid phosphatase-related protein type 3-like, which produces MTSPKNKAKKKPPKDSMTLLPCFYFVELPIVLSSLVSLYFLELTDVLSPAMVGFRCHDRDLSMPYVETGDELIPLLMLLSLAFAGPAASIMMGEGLMYCMQSKLKTCPKSESSINAGGCSFNSFLRRTVRFVGVHVFGLLATALVTDVIQLATGYHSPFFLTVCQPNYTVPGVSCDNNAYVTQDICMGKDLYAIMSARKTFPSQHATLSGFAAVYISMYFNASISSTTKLLKPLLVFAFCMAAGLAGLTQITQHRSHPIDVYVGYLIGAGVGVYLAVYAVGNFKASDEDAPSLPRLAPAHHKDGLRVLSQRSHDSLYRKTPRVSESREELGAALGSGARSKVRREKASLASLKRASADVELLATRGPMGKETMVTFSNTLPRVANGNSPISPSEEPAVTQRHMTFHVPFDPQRSRQLVTEWKQRSLEIRSQSSRDEDEDMDGTDGRDGNDEGGAAGEGGDMGMPSSLYPTVQANKGTATPTGARMVVAPPLVHIPEEATRPPPVSPKSAKTRAKWLSLTEGGGPKEPGPGPIAVSTPRVPNTQPSMPPSQQRVTQVIAMSKQQGHGIISSTKTSEGGSSSGGGSNCSESPYYRIPSDRDSCTGSNPGSIAGSGSIVTIDAHAPHHPVVRVSASNGKPWEWRNTISGNMMGGDPTGDKHRERLQRQENVSHYRDYRTLPMKTDSACSSSASGSGEGGPEPPPPPLPPSSSPLPPPPQLLSSPLPPPPPHSSSSPLPPPPHPSSSPVPPFPNSSHMPPPPHPSSQMSPPPLPQPSQNFPPPHPSSSQMPLPPHPSSSHMPPPPHPSSCQMPPPPQPSSSPLPPPPHPSSMLPPPHPSCSSMLPPPPHPDLLMDSHNQMLSRSSTLPRRPSVSARSHAEQENYYKAMQNERML; this is translated from the exons ATGACGTCCCCTAAAAACAAAGCCAAGAAGAAACCACCCAAAGACAGCATGACACTActgccatgtttttattttgtagag CTCCCGATCGTCCTGTCCTCTTTGGTGTCCCTGTACTTCCTGGAGCTGACAGATGTGCTGTCCCCGGCGATGGTGGGCTTCCGTTGCCATGACCGTGACCTCTCCATGCCCTACGTGGAGACCGGTGATGAACTCATCCCTCTGTTGATGCTGTTGAGTCTGGCCTTCGCTGGTCCCGCAGCATCT ATCATGATGGGGGAGGGCctgatgtactgtatgcagtCCAAGCTAAAGACTTGTCCCAAGTCAGAGAGCAGCATCAATGCCGGAGGCTGCAGCTTCAACTCTTTCCTACGCAGAACTGTGCGCTTTGTTG gtGTTCATGTATTCGGTCTCCTGGCAACAGCCCTGGTGACAGATGTCATCCAGTTAGCTACTGGTTACCActcccccttcttcctcactgtctGCCAGCCCAATTACACAGTGCCAGGAGTGTCATGTGACAACAATGCCTATGTCACACAGGACATATGCATGGGGAAAGACCTGTATGCTATTATGTCAGCAAG GAAAACATTTCCATCCCAGCATGCAACGCTCTCTGGCTTCGCTGCTGTCTATATTTCC ATGTATTTCAATGCCAGCATCAGCAGCACGACCAAGCTGCTGAAGCCTTTGCTGGTGTTTGCTTTTTGCATGGCGGCCGGCCTCGCTGGGCTGACACAGATAACTCAGCACCGCAGTCATCCCATAGATGTCTACGTGGGATACCTCATAGGAGCCGGCGTCGGAGTCTACCTG gCGGTGTACGCAGTGGGAAACTTCAAAGCATCAGACGAAGATGCTCCATCTCTACCTAGACTTGCCCCAGCCCACCATAAGGACGGCTTGAGGGTGCTGAGCCAGCGGAGTCATGATTCCCTGTACAGGAAGACTCCCAGGGTGTCAGAGAGCAGGGAGGAGCTGGGGGCAGCATTGGGGTCTGGAGCCCGCAGTaaggtgaggagggagaaggCATCCCTGGCCTCCCTGAAACGTGCGAGTGCAGATGTGGAGCTTCTAGCAACACGGGGTCCCATGGGCAAGGAAACCATGGTGACTTTCAGCAACACCTTGCCTCGAGTCGCAAATGGCAACAGCCCCATCTCTCCCTCAGAAGAGCCGGCTGTCACACAGCGACACATGACCTTCCACGTACCTTTTGACCCCCAAAGATCTAGGCAGCTGGTGACAGAGTGGAAGCAGCGCTCGCTGGAGATTCGCAGCCAGAGCTCACGAGATGAGGACGAGGATATGGACGGAACAGATGGGAGAGATGgaaatgatgaaggaggagcaGCGGGTGAAGGAGGTGACATGGGGAtgccttcctctctctatcccACGGTGCAAGCCAACAAGGGCACCGCCACGCCAACTGGAGCCAGGATGGTTGTGGCACCCCCACTAGTGCACATCCCTGAGGAGGCCACTCGCCCACCTCCTGTCTCTCCCAAGAGTGCCAAGACCAGAGCCAAGTGGCTGTCACTCACCGAGGGAGGGGGGCCGAAAGAGCCGGGACCAGGGCCAATTGCAGTGTCAACTCCCCGTGTGCCCAACACACAGCCCTCTATGCCACCCAGCCAGCAAAGAGTCACTCAG GTCATAGCCATGTCGAAGCAGCAGGGTCATGGCATCATCTCATCCACTAAAACATCAGAGGGTGGCTCCTCTTCTGGTGGTGGGTCCAACTGCTCTGAGTCACCCTATTACCGGATCCCTTCTGATCGAGACAGCTGTACCGGCAGCAACCCAGGGAGCATCGCCGGCAGTGGGAGCATCGTTACCATCGACGCTCACGCCCCTCACCACCCAGTGGTACGTGTGTCGGCCAGTAATGGGAAGCCATGGGAGTGGAGGAACACCATCAGCGGTAACATGATGGGTGGCGACCCAACAGGGGACAAACACCGTGAAAGGCTGCAGCGACAGGAAAATGTTTCTCACTACCGGGACTACCGAACACTCCCAATGAAAACAGACTCGGCCTGCTCCTCTTCAGCCAGCGGTAGTGGCGAAGGTGGACCGGAGCCTCCGCCCCCACCtctacccccctcctcctcccctctccctcccccacCTCAGCTGTTATCATCCCCTCTTCCGCCACCACCTCCTCACTCATCTTCTTCTCCATTGCCACCCCCTCCACACCCAAGCTCCTCACCGGTGCCTCCTTTTCCTAACTCCTCTCAcatgcctcctcctcctcacccatCCTCTCAGATGTCCCCACCACCTCTCCCACAGCCCTCGCAAAATTTCCCACCTCCTCACCCATCTTCTTCCCAAATGCCCCTGCCTCCTCACCCATCCTCCTCCCATATGCCCCCACCTCCTCACCCATCTTCCTGTCAAATGCCCCCACCTCCACAGCCATCGTCTTCCCCTTTGCCTCCTCCACCACACCCCTCCTCCATGCTGCCGCCTCCTCACCCATCCTGCTCCAGCAtgctcccccctcctccccatccaGACTTACTGATGGACAGCCACAACCAGATGCTGTCCCGCTCCTCCACCTTGCCTCGTCGGCCCTCTGTCTCCGCCCGCAGCCATGCTGAGCAGGAGAACTACTACAAGGCCATGCAGAATGAGAGGATGTTATAG